The Exiguobacterium aurantiacum DSM 6208 genome includes a window with the following:
- the rbfA gene encoding 30S ribosome-binding factor RbfA: protein MNIRAQRVAEQMRKEITDILLREVSDPRTKNATITSVDVTGDLQQATAYYTVLGDDAEVKAETQAGLDKASGFIRREIGSRIRLRKTPELSFEYDSSVAYGSHIDSLIRDLNKDE from the coding sequence ATGAACATTCGTGCCCAACGCGTCGCAGAACAGATGCGTAAAGAAATCACTGACATTCTGTTGCGTGAAGTGAGCGATCCGCGTACGAAAAACGCCACGATCACGAGCGTGGACGTGACAGGAGACTTGCAACAAGCGACTGCCTATTACACGGTGCTCGGAGACGACGCTGAAGTGAAGGCTGAGACGCAGGCTGGTCTCGATAAAGCGAGCGGATTCATCCGCCGTGAAATCGGAAGCCGAATCCGTCTTCGCAAGACACCAGAATTGTCGTTCGAATATGATTCATCGGTCGCATATGGTAGCCATATCGACTCGTTGATTCGTGACTTGAACAAAGACGAATAA
- the rimP gene encoding ribosome maturation factor RimP, with protein MSKITEVVEVIALPIVEQANMELVDVEFVKEGPDWFLRVYIDKPGGVDLDDCVNINEQLSEKLNETDPIEQAYYLDVSSPGAERPLKKPVDFERAIGKNVYIKTFAPIEGAKEFEGVLTAYDGETAVVETRIKTRKKAITLPVDKIAQARLAVTFS; from the coding sequence GTGTCCAAAATAACAGAGGTCGTCGAAGTCATCGCTTTGCCGATCGTCGAGCAAGCGAACATGGAATTAGTCGACGTTGAATTCGTGAAAGAAGGTCCAGACTGGTTCTTGCGTGTCTACATCGACAAGCCGGGGGGCGTCGATTTAGATGATTGCGTCAACATCAACGAACAGCTCTCGGAAAAACTAAACGAAACCGACCCGATCGAACAAGCCTATTATCTTGACGTCTCGAGTCCCGGTGCGGAGCGCCCGCTCAAGAAACCGGTCGACTTTGAACGGGCGATCGGAAAGAACGTCTACATTAAGACGTTTGCTCCGATTGAAGGTGCCAAAGAGTTCGAAGGCGTTTTGACAGCGTATGACGGTGAGACAGCCGTCGTCGAGACACGGATCAAGACACGTAAAAAAGCGATCACGCTACCAGTAGACAAAATTGCACAAGCCCGCCTAGCGGTCACGTTTAGTTAA
- the rnpM gene encoding RNase P modulator RnpM, producing MTMKQKKLPLRKCVVTQEMLPKKDLIRVVRTPEGDVVIDVSGKLNGRGAYLSKDIDVIRLAEKKRTLDHHLKVKTSETLYEQLRQSVEGDVS from the coding sequence ATGACCATGAAGCAAAAGAAACTTCCTTTGCGCAAATGCGTGGTCACGCAAGAAATGTTGCCGAAGAAAGACTTGATTCGTGTCGTACGGACGCCAGAAGGCGACGTCGTCATCGACGTGTCAGGAAAACTGAACGGTCGAGGCGCTTACTTGTCTAAAGATATCGATGTGATTCGTCTAGCAGAAAAAAAACGGACGCTTGATCATCATTTGAAAGTGAAAACGAGTGAGACGCTCTATGAACAGCTCAGACAGTCTGTTGAAGGTGACGTTTCATGA
- the nusA gene encoding transcription termination factor NusA, with amino-acid sequence MGPQLLTTIEQIANEKGIEKDIIIDALEQALISAYRRNVANPNEHVKVEFDQVTGDIRVFALIEVVERLTQPDQQLSLEEAHEIDPNYELGDFHKEEVTPSDFGRVAAMTAKQVVTQKMREAERERIYNHFADKEDEIMTGIVERFDPRNLYIGLENNIEAVLTPNEQMPNESYQIHDRIKVYVTKVDSTTKGSGAAIQVSRTHPGLLRRLFELEVPEIASGTVDVMSVSREAGDRSKIAVHSDIVDPVGACVGPKGQRVQTIVDELNGEKIDIVRWSEDPKEFVKNALSPAQVVAVYVNEPAKSTTVVVPDYQLSLAIGKRGQNARLAAKLTGWKIDIKSETDAEALDLFDTYAEKVESEPEIVHNEMEQADSVDVAVEPTAVKEEE; translated from the coding sequence ATGGGGCCACAATTACTCACAACAATCGAACAGATTGCAAATGAAAAGGGAATCGAGAAAGACATCATCATCGATGCGCTCGAGCAAGCGCTCATCTCGGCTTATCGCCGAAATGTCGCGAACCCGAACGAACACGTAAAAGTCGAGTTCGACCAAGTGACAGGTGACATTCGCGTGTTTGCATTAATCGAGGTCGTCGAGCGTCTCACGCAACCCGACCAGCAACTCTCACTCGAAGAAGCGCATGAAATCGACCCGAACTATGAACTAGGCGACTTCCATAAAGAAGAAGTGACTCCGAGCGACTTCGGTCGCGTCGCTGCGATGACGGCGAAACAAGTCGTCACGCAAAAGATGCGTGAAGCTGAGCGCGAGCGCATTTATAACCACTTCGCCGACAAGGAAGACGAGATCATGACGGGAATCGTCGAGCGGTTCGACCCGCGCAACTTGTATATCGGTCTCGAGAACAACATCGAGGCGGTGCTCACACCGAACGAACAGATGCCGAACGAGTCATATCAGATTCACGACCGCATCAAAGTGTACGTGACGAAAGTCGATTCAACGACAAAAGGATCAGGTGCGGCGATTCAAGTATCACGGACGCACCCGGGACTGCTTCGTCGTTTGTTCGAGCTTGAAGTTCCGGAAATCGCGAGCGGGACGGTCGACGTCATGTCAGTGTCACGTGAAGCGGGAGACCGTTCAAAAATCGCCGTCCATTCGGATATCGTTGACCCGGTCGGCGCTTGCGTCGGTCCAAAAGGGCAGCGTGTTCAAACGATTGTCGATGAGTTGAACGGTGAGAAGATCGACATCGTCCGTTGGTCGGAAGATCCGAAAGAGTTCGTGAAAAACGCACTCAGCCCGGCACAAGTTGTCGCGGTTTACGTGAACGAACCGGCTAAATCGACGACGGTCGTCGTACCGGATTACCAATTGTCACTCGCCATCGGAAAGCGTGGACAAAACGCACGTCTCGCGGCTAAGTTGACAGGTTGGAAAATCGACATCAAGAGCGAGACGGACGCGGAAGCGCTCGACTTGTTCGATACGTATGCCGAAAAAGTTGAATCGGAGCCAGAAATTGTTCACAATGAAATGGAACAGGCTGACTCAGTTGACGTAGCAGTTGAACCAACCGCGGTAAAAGAAGAGGAATGA
- the infB gene encoding translation initiation factor IF-2, producing MGKRVYEFAKEQNVTSKQVITQLEKLNKPVKNHMAVLDEESVKQLDRIFNPEKYRAEEKKAEVKPAAEQPKQEKKEAPQARPQASSTPQGNRGGNRFSNNRNDNRNKKRGKGKGKPAKAAIPQEADPNSKTSQRKAARLAQESEMGNIIKYDDVLSVSDLAAKMDKKPNEIIMKLMGLGVMATINQTLDDETIELLATEFGYEVEKEVIVDETDFEEVEIDFSAYDLVERPAVVTIMGHVDHGKTTLLDSIRNTKVVAGEAGGITQHIGAYQVQVNDKKITFLDTPGHAAFTTMRARGAEVTDIAIIVVAADDGVMPQTEEAISHAKAANVPIIVAVNKMDKEGANPDRVKQELTEFGLVPEEWGGETIFVPISALKYEGIDELLEMILLVSEVEEYKSTPDMPARGSVIEAKLDKGRGPVATLLVQHGTLRIGDSIVVGSTFGRVRAMVNDIGRRVKEVGPSTPIEITGLNDVPQAGDQFIVFEDEKKARAIGEKRYQRYLESQRRESAKVSLDDLFSRIQEGEVKDLNVIIKADVQGSAEALAGSLRKIDVAGVKINIVHQGVGAITEGDVILASAANAIIIGFNVRPDGNARSMAEQEHVEMRLHRIIYNAIDEIESAMKGMLDPEFVEEITGQVEVRDVFKVSKVGTIAGCYVTEGKISRDAGVRIIRNGIVVYEGKLDTLRRFKDDVKEVATGYECGIKVEKFDDIKVDDVIEAFIMKEVERK from the coding sequence TTGGGAAAACGCGTCTATGAATTTGCAAAAGAACAGAACGTAACAAGTAAACAAGTCATTACCCAGCTCGAAAAATTGAACAAACCTGTGAAAAACCACATGGCTGTTCTCGATGAGGAGTCGGTCAAACAATTGGATCGTATATTTAACCCTGAGAAGTACCGGGCAGAAGAGAAGAAAGCCGAAGTGAAACCGGCGGCTGAACAACCGAAGCAAGAGAAAAAAGAAGCGCCGCAAGCTCGCCCGCAGGCGTCGAGCACGCCGCAAGGCAACCGTGGCGGCAACCGCTTCAGCAACAACCGCAACGACAACCGCAACAAGAAGCGCGGTAAAGGCAAAGGCAAGCCGGCGAAAGCGGCCATCCCGCAAGAAGCGGATCCGAATTCGAAGACGAGCCAACGTAAAGCTGCTCGTCTAGCGCAAGAGTCTGAAATGGGTAACATCATCAAATATGACGATGTCCTCAGCGTATCGGACCTCGCTGCGAAGATGGATAAAAAGCCGAACGAGATCATCATGAAATTGATGGGTCTCGGTGTCATGGCGACAATCAACCAAACGCTCGACGACGAGACGATTGAATTGCTCGCTACAGAATTCGGCTACGAAGTCGAAAAAGAAGTCATCGTCGATGAGACGGACTTCGAAGAAGTGGAAATCGACTTCTCGGCTTACGACCTTGTAGAACGTCCTGCTGTCGTCACAATCATGGGTCACGTCGACCACGGTAAGACGACGCTTCTCGACTCGATTCGTAACACGAAAGTCGTCGCTGGCGAAGCCGGTGGAATCACGCAGCATATCGGTGCGTATCAAGTTCAAGTCAACGACAAGAAAATTACATTCCTCGATACACCTGGTCACGCCGCCTTTACGACGATGCGTGCCCGTGGAGCGGAAGTGACGGACATCGCCATCATCGTCGTCGCAGCCGATGACGGTGTCATGCCGCAAACGGAAGAAGCGATTTCGCACGCGAAAGCAGCGAACGTCCCGATTATCGTTGCCGTCAACAAGATGGACAAAGAAGGGGCGAACCCGGACCGTGTCAAACAAGAGTTGACTGAATTCGGACTCGTACCGGAAGAGTGGGGCGGCGAAACGATTTTCGTTCCAATCTCAGCTTTGAAATACGAAGGAATCGACGAGTTGCTCGAAATGATTCTTCTCGTGTCAGAAGTCGAAGAGTACAAGTCAACGCCTGACATGCCGGCACGTGGTTCTGTCATCGAAGCGAAGCTCGACAAAGGTCGAGGTCCTGTCGCGACACTTCTCGTACAACACGGGACACTCCGCATCGGAGACTCGATTGTCGTCGGAAGCACGTTCGGACGTGTCCGGGCGATGGTGAACGATATCGGTCGCCGTGTGAAAGAAGTCGGTCCATCGACTCCAATCGAAATCACAGGCTTGAACGACGTCCCGCAAGCAGGCGATCAGTTCATCGTCTTCGAAGACGAGAAAAAAGCACGTGCCATCGGCGAGAAACGTTACCAACGTTACCTCGAGTCGCAACGTCGTGAATCGGCGAAAGTCAGTCTTGACGACTTGTTCAGCCGGATTCAAGAAGGCGAAGTGAAAGACTTGAACGTCATCATTAAAGCAGACGTACAAGGTTCGGCGGAAGCACTCGCTGGATCACTCCGCAAAATCGACGTCGCAGGCGTCAAAATCAACATCGTCCACCAAGGTGTCGGTGCGATCACAGAAGGTGACGTCATCCTCGCTTCAGCGGCGAACGCGATCATCATCGGATTCAACGTCCGCCCAGATGGTAACGCCCGTTCGATGGCTGAGCAAGAACATGTTGAAATGCGTCTGCACCGGATCATCTACAACGCCATCGATGAAATCGAGAGCGCGATGAAAGGGATGCTCGACCCTGAGTTCGTTGAAGAAATCACAGGTCAAGTCGAAGTCCGTGACGTCTTCAAAGTCTCGAAAGTCGGAACGATCGCTGGTTGCTACGTCACAGAAGGTAAAATCTCACGTGACGCCGGCGTCCGCATCATCCGTAACGGCATCGTCGTATACGAAGGTAAGCTTGATACACTCCGTCGCTTCAAAGACGACGTCAAAGAAGTCGCGACAGGCTATGAGTGTGGGATTAAAGTAGAGAAATTTGATGACATTAAAGTCGATGATGTCATCGAAGCGTTCATCATGAAAGAAGTCGAACGCAAATAA
- a CDS encoding PolC-type DNA polymerase III has protein sequence MLLLLNDLGITTETDQFDGAELTRLVVNKQRRTWTFHFCVHHVLPYDVHQLFMSRLENRYATFADEVYARFSTEVGGTEADYIDYWPRIVSELSQVSGAMRSYFASVRPRFEQNKLLIPVRSAPEASYVDKELCQEVQALYSAYGFTKKPCQAHFSEDAEANQALREQVVQEDIEQAKLALAAQFAKTTESNEEPVTEVRMGALIKDEIVQIKTIIEEERRVAIRGLVFSAERKELKSGKKLFTFKLTDYTDSLIVKVFARDDDDDRMLSAVKKGMWIQAAGRVEDDSFMRELCMMASQLQEVKVEPARDEWEGEKRVELHAHTQMSQMDAVTNVSAVVARAAKWGHRAIAITDHAGVQSFPEAYYAGKKNDIKILYGVEANVVNDGVPVAYHPTDVPLDEATYVVFDVETTGLSAVYNKIIELAGVKIKDGEIIDRFEAFADPKHPLSATTIELTGITDDMVHGQPDPEVITKQFVDWCGDGILVAHNASFDMGFLEATLRSGGHEPDNYPVIDTLELARTILPTLKNHRLNTLAKRFDIELTQHHRAIYDAEATAYLLMKLLDLAKQMFEMQTHRSLNAKVGSDVSKIRPFHATIYAKNKKPGLRHLYELITLSHIDFLYRQARMPRSEIVKRREGLLTGSACDNGEIFDAALNKSDEELEKMMSFYDFIEIHPPALYLHLIDKEIVANELELRDIIKRIIRVAKQADLPVCATGNVHYLDRTDRSYREILIRTQGGANFINTRKELPHAHFRTTKEMMEEFKFLGDELAREIVITNPNAIADQIESIQIIPDELFTPKIEGADDEVRNMSYDMARSIYGDELPEIVEARLEKELKSIIGHGFAVIYLISHKLVKKSLDDGYLVGSRGSVGSSLVATMTEITEVNPLPPHYVCPNCKHSYFFNDGSVGSGYDLPDKECPECGTWYKKDGHDIPFETFLGFKGDKVPDIDLNFSGEYQPHAHAYTKVLFGEEYVYRAGTIGTIADKTAYGYVKGYATENDKIYRNAEVDRLVSGVTGVKRTTGQHPGGIIVVPDYMDIAEISPIQYPADDKTSEWKTTHFDFHSIHDNLLKLDILGHDDPTAIRMLQDLSGIDPLTIPTDDPTVMKIFSSPEVLGVTPEQIESKTGTLGIPEFGTKFVRQMLEETKPSTFSELVQISGLSHGTDVWIGNANELIYNGTCELKDVIGCRDDIMVYLIYAGLEPSFAFKIMESVRKGKGLSEEMESEMRANGVPEWYISSCKKIKYMFPKAHATAYVLMAVRIAYFKVHHPILYYATYFTVRAGDFDLSAMIKGSQAVRKAMSDIREKGFEATAKDKGLHTVLELALEMLERGMKFQNIDLYRSSATEFLIEGNTLIPPFNAVDGLGTNAAKAIVDARAEGQFLSKEDLRKRAKLSKTIIETLDTMKCLEGLPDENQLSFFDFGV, from the coding sequence ATGTTATTGTTACTGAACGACCTCGGCATCACGACCGAGACGGACCAATTTGATGGTGCCGAACTGACACGACTCGTCGTCAATAAACAGCGGCGCACGTGGACGTTCCATTTCTGCGTCCATCATGTGCTCCCGTATGACGTCCATCAGTTATTCATGAGCCGTCTCGAAAACCGTTACGCGACGTTCGCGGACGAAGTGTATGCGCGTTTCTCGACCGAGGTGGGTGGCACGGAGGCGGATTATATCGATTATTGGCCACGCATCGTCAGCGAACTGAGCCAAGTGTCAGGTGCGATGCGCAGTTACTTCGCTTCGGTCAGACCGCGTTTCGAACAGAATAAACTGCTCATCCCGGTCCGTTCGGCTCCCGAGGCGAGTTATGTCGACAAAGAGCTGTGCCAAGAAGTGCAGGCGCTCTATAGCGCGTATGGTTTCACGAAAAAACCGTGCCAGGCACACTTCTCTGAAGATGCGGAGGCGAATCAAGCGCTGCGTGAACAAGTCGTTCAAGAAGATATCGAGCAGGCAAAACTCGCCTTGGCCGCCCAGTTCGCGAAGACGACCGAATCGAATGAGGAACCCGTCACCGAAGTGCGTATGGGCGCCTTGATCAAAGATGAGATTGTCCAAATCAAGACGATCATCGAAGAAGAGCGCCGCGTCGCGATTCGCGGGCTCGTCTTCTCCGCAGAACGAAAAGAGTTGAAAAGCGGGAAGAAACTGTTCACGTTCAAACTGACCGACTACACGGATTCGCTCATCGTCAAAGTGTTCGCACGAGACGACGATGACGACCGGATGCTGAGCGCCGTCAAAAAAGGCATGTGGATTCAAGCGGCCGGGCGCGTCGAAGATGACAGCTTCATGCGCGAACTGTGCATGATGGCATCGCAACTTCAAGAAGTGAAAGTTGAGCCTGCCCGTGATGAATGGGAAGGGGAGAAGCGTGTCGAGCTTCATGCTCACACACAGATGAGCCAGATGGATGCGGTCACAAACGTGTCGGCAGTCGTCGCTCGGGCAGCCAAATGGGGGCACCGCGCCATCGCCATCACCGACCACGCGGGCGTGCAGTCGTTCCCTGAGGCGTATTACGCCGGTAAGAAGAACGATATCAAGATTTTGTACGGTGTCGAGGCAAACGTCGTCAACGACGGTGTCCCGGTCGCTTACCACCCGACCGATGTACCGCTCGACGAGGCGACATACGTCGTCTTCGACGTCGAGACGACCGGGCTTTCAGCCGTCTACAACAAGATTATCGAACTGGCCGGTGTCAAAATCAAAGACGGGGAAATCATCGACCGGTTCGAGGCGTTCGCCGATCCGAAACATCCACTCTCGGCGACGACGATTGAATTGACCGGGATCACGGACGACATGGTTCACGGTCAACCGGACCCGGAAGTGATCACGAAGCAGTTCGTCGACTGGTGCGGTGACGGGATTCTCGTCGCCCATAACGCATCGTTTGACATGGGCTTTCTGGAAGCGACACTTCGGAGCGGTGGACATGAACCGGACAATTATCCGGTCATCGACACGCTTGAACTCGCCCGAACGATCTTACCGACGCTCAAGAACCACCGGCTCAATACGCTCGCTAAACGGTTCGATATCGAACTGACCCAGCATCACCGGGCGATTTACGATGCCGAGGCCACGGCGTATTTGCTCATGAAGCTACTCGACCTCGCCAAGCAGATGTTCGAGATGCAAACGCACCGCTCGCTCAACGCGAAAGTAGGGAGTGACGTCTCGAAGATTCGTCCGTTCCACGCGACGATTTACGCGAAAAACAAGAAGCCGGGCCTACGCCACTTGTACGAGTTGATCACATTGTCACATATCGACTTCTTGTATCGACAGGCAAGGATGCCGCGATCGGAAATTGTGAAGCGACGAGAAGGGCTTCTCACCGGCTCCGCTTGCGACAATGGCGAGATCTTTGATGCCGCGCTCAACAAGTCAGACGAGGAACTCGAGAAGATGATGTCGTTCTATGACTTCATCGAGATCCATCCGCCCGCGCTGTATCTTCATTTGATTGATAAAGAGATCGTCGCGAACGAACTTGAACTGCGTGACATCATCAAACGGATCATCCGTGTCGCGAAGCAAGCAGATCTCCCTGTTTGTGCGACCGGGAACGTTCACTATCTCGACCGGACGGATCGCTCGTACCGGGAGATTTTAATCCGTACGCAAGGCGGGGCGAATTTCATCAACACGCGTAAGGAACTCCCGCACGCGCATTTCCGGACGACGAAAGAAATGATGGAAGAGTTCAAGTTCCTCGGCGACGAGCTCGCCCGTGAGATCGTCATCACGAACCCGAACGCGATCGCCGATCAAATCGAGTCGATTCAAATCATCCCGGATGAACTGTTCACGCCGAAGATTGAAGGGGCGGATGATGAAGTCCGCAACATGAGCTATGACATGGCCCGTTCGATTTATGGCGATGAACTTCCAGAAATCGTCGAGGCCCGGCTCGAGAAAGAACTGAAATCGATCATCGGTCACGGATTTGCCGTCATTTACTTGATCTCGCACAAACTTGTGAAGAAATCGCTCGACGACGGATACCTCGTCGGGTCGCGGGGATCGGTCGGTTCGAGTCTCGTCGCGACGATGACGGAAATCACTGAGGTCAACCCGCTCCCACCGCACTACGTCTGTCCGAACTGTAAGCATTCCTACTTCTTCAATGATGGGTCGGTCGGTTCAGGGTACGATTTGCCGGACAAGGAGTGTCCGGAATGCGGCACATGGTATAAAAAAGACGGTCACGACATCCCGTTCGAGACGTTCCTCGGTTTCAAAGGGGATAAAGTCCCGGATATCGATTTGAACTTCTCGGGCGAATATCAGCCGCACGCCCACGCCTACACGAAAGTGTTGTTCGGCGAAGAGTACGTCTATCGTGCCGGAACGATCGGTACGATCGCCGACAAGACGGCGTACGGGTACGTGAAAGGCTATGCGACCGAGAACGATAAGATTTACCGTAACGCCGAGGTCGATCGGCTCGTGTCCGGTGTGACCGGCGTCAAACGGACGACCGGGCAGCACCCGGGTGGAATCATCGTCGTCCCGGACTATATGGATATCGCTGAGATCTCTCCGATTCAATATCCGGCTGACGATAAGACGTCTGAATGGAAGACGACCCACTTCGACTTTCATTCGATTCATGACAACTTGCTCAAGCTCGACATTCTCGGTCACGATGACCCGACCGCGATTCGGATGCTCCAAGATTTGTCGGGCATCGACCCGCTGACGATTCCGACCGATGATCCGACCGTCATGAAAATCTTCTCGTCTCCGGAAGTGCTCGGCGTCACCCCGGAACAGATCGAGTCGAAGACGGGGACGCTCGGCATCCCTGAGTTCGGTACGAAGTTCGTGCGGCAGATGCTCGAAGAGACAAAACCGTCCACTTTCTCGGAGCTCGTCCAAATTTCTGGACTGTCACATGGGACGGACGTTTGGATCGGCAACGCGAACGAATTGATTTACAACGGCACGTGTGAACTGAAAGACGTCATCGGCTGTCGAGACGACATCATGGTCTATCTCATATACGCTGGTCTTGAGCCGTCATTCGCCTTCAAAATCATGGAGTCGGTACGGAAAGGGAAAGGATTGAGCGAAGAGATGGAGTCCGAGATGCGAGCGAACGGCGTTCCGGAATGGTATATCTCATCTTGTAAGAAAATCAAGTACATGTTCCCGAAAGCGCACGCGACCGCTTACGTCTTAATGGCCGTCCGCATCGCTTACTTCAAAGTTCATCATCCGATTCTGTACTATGCGACGTACTTCACGGTCCGCGCCGGCGATTTCGACTTGTCGGCGATGATCAAAGGGTCGCAAGCGGTGCGAAAAGCGATGTCTGACATTCGTGAAAAAGGGTTTGAAGCGACGGCGAAAGACAAAGGCCTCCATACCGTGCTCGAACTCGCCCTCGAGATGCTCGAGCGCGGAATGAAGTTCCAAAACATCGACTTGTACCGGTCGAGCGCGACCGAATTCTTGATCGAAGGCAACACGCTCATTCCACCGTTCAATGCGGTCGATGGACTCGGCACGAACGCGGCGAAGGCGATCGTCGATGCGCGTGCCGAAGGGCAGTTCTTATCGAAAGAAGATTTGCGGAAGCGAGCTAAACTATCGAAGACGATCATCGAGACGCTTGATACGATGAAATGTCTCGAAGGTCTCCCGGACGAGAACCAACTGTCATTCTTTGATTTTGGGGTGTAA
- a CDS encoding YlxQ family RNA-binding protein, with protein MSQWESLLGLAARARKVTMGEEFVLKDIRAGRAKLVILAGDAGASTRKRVTDKCTSYGVPFVEVSDRYTIGAAIGKDMRVVVSVTESGFANKLKQLLS; from the coding sequence ATGAGTCAGTGGGAATCATTGTTAGGCCTCGCCGCACGGGCGAGGAAAGTAACGATGGGAGAAGAGTTTGTGTTGAAGGATATACGGGCTGGCCGCGCCAAGCTCGTCATTCTTGCCGGAGACGCGGGAGCGTCGACGAGAAAACGGGTTACCGACAAATGTACATCGTATGGTGTTCCTTTCGTTGAAGTGAGCGACCGATATACGATCGGTGCCGCGATAGGGAAAGATATGCGTGTCGTCGTGTCAGTGACAGAATCCGGATTTGCGAACAAGCTTAAGCAACTTCTCTCGTAA
- a CDS encoding proline--tRNA ligase → MKQSRLLMPTLREVPADAEAISHQLLVRGGFIRQNAAGIYSYLPLGHKVLQNIQTVIREEMNRAGAQELLMPAIQPAELWEETGRWGIYGPELMRLTDRHDRRFALGATHEELITSIVRDELNSYKKLPVNLYQIQAKYRDERRPRFGLLRGREFLMKDAYSFHADQAGLDEEYDNMYNAYSRIFDRVGLKYRPVVADSGAIGGKDTHEFQALAAIGEDTIVYTDSSSYAANIEMAETLDRYEMQTGDVSSLEKVDTEDNKTIEDVARFLDVDVKTTIKSVLFNVDGETVMAIVRGDHEANDVKVKNALGGLDIQMEDEAKIIELFGCEPGTLGPINAPVKVVADYAVKYLLDAVCGANEANTHFLHVNAERDLAHLTYHDLRFVVEGDMAPDESGPVRFARGIEVGQVFKLGTRYSEAMGATFLNEEGRAEPLIMGCYGIGVSRTLSAIVEQHHDDRGIVWPKSVAPFDLHLIAINAKDETQLELSNRLYEQLSSKYDVLYDDRKERAGVKFADADLIGLPIRINVGKKAGEGIVEVKVRATGDVIETTVDELPQVIVAQLNETH, encoded by the coding sequence ATGAAACAATCGAGATTGCTTATGCCAACACTTCGAGAAGTTCCTGCTGATGCTGAGGCAATCAGCCACCAGCTTCTCGTCCGTGGAGGATTTATTCGTCAAAACGCGGCCGGCATCTATTCGTATTTGCCGCTCGGTCACAAAGTATTACAAAATATCCAAACCGTCATCCGTGAAGAGATGAACCGTGCCGGAGCACAAGAATTGCTTATGCCGGCGATCCAACCGGCCGAGCTGTGGGAAGAGACGGGACGCTGGGGGATTTACGGTCCTGAACTCATGCGCTTGACGGATCGCCACGACCGTCGCTTCGCCCTCGGTGCGACACATGAAGAGTTGATCACTTCGATCGTACGTGACGAGTTGAACTCATATAAGAAATTGCCGGTCAACTTGTATCAAATTCAAGCGAAATATCGCGACGAGCGCCGTCCGCGTTTTGGGCTGCTCCGCGGTCGTGAGTTTTTGATGAAAGACGCGTACTCATTCCATGCCGACCAAGCCGGTTTGGATGAAGAGTATGACAACATGTATAACGCCTACTCACGCATCTTCGACCGGGTCGGATTAAAGTATCGTCCGGTCGTGGCGGATTCAGGCGCAATCGGTGGAAAAGATACGCATGAGTTCCAAGCGCTCGCCGCTATCGGCGAAGATACGATCGTCTATACAGACTCGTCTTCGTACGCAGCAAACATCGAGATGGCCGAGACGTTAGACCGTTATGAGATGCAAACAGGAGACGTGTCATCGCTTGAGAAAGTCGACACAGAAGACAACAAGACGATCGAAGACGTCGCCCGTTTCCTCGATGTCGATGTGAAGACGACGATCAAGTCGGTCCTCTTCAACGTCGATGGTGAGACGGTCATGGCGATCGTCCGCGGTGATCACGAAGCGAACGACGTCAAAGTGAAGAACGCGCTCGGCGGACTCGACATCCAAATGGAGGACGAGGCGAAAATCATCGAGCTGTTCGGATGTGAGCCAGGGACGCTCGGACCGATCAACGCCCCGGTGAAAGTCGTTGCTGACTATGCCGTCAAGTATTTGCTTGACGCGGTGTGCGGCGCGAATGAGGCGAACACGCACTTCTTGCACGTCAACGCCGAGCGTGACCTCGCCCATTTGACGTACCATGATCTTCGGTTCGTCGTCGAAGGCGATATGGCGCCAGACGAGTCAGGCCCTGTTCGCTTCGCGCGAGGCATCGAGGTCGGACAAGTGTTCAAGCTCGGGACGCGTTATTCAGAAGCAATGGGGGCGACGTTCTTGAACGAGGAAGGACGGGCCGAACCATTGATCATGGGTTGTTACGGCATCGGGGTCTCACGTACGCTTTCGGCAATCGTCGAACAGCATCATGACGACCGCGGTATCGTGTGGCCAAAGAGTGTCGCACCGTTTGATTTGCATTTGATTGCAATCAACGCGAAAGATGAGACGCAACTCGAACTTTCGAACCGTCTATACGAACAGCTGTCGTCGAAGTACGATGTGTTGTATGATGACCGTAAAGAACGGGCCGGCGTCAAGTTCGCCGATGCCGATTTGATCGGTTTGCCGATTCGAATCAACGTCGGGAAAAAAGCCGGTGAAGGCATCGTCGAAGTAAAAGTCCGTGCTACGGGCGACGTGATTGAAACAACGGTAGATGAGTTGCCGCAAGTGATTGTCGCGCAACTTAACGAGACGCATTGA